atggtacatgatccaacacAATCATGTCAATTCAATAAATAAGGCagtagtagaaatagaggaggaaaacataataattagataaaaccggacaatcaaagaacattgaattatgaccaaacaaataaaataaattggtcaattttgtgataataatataaataagtaaagtgggcttactacttgttgagcattagttaccattaccaaggaagcaccaTAGGTCCagcctgtaacataagaaacgattcgtaatttagcaaaagcgatgaacagttccataacgttcaattggtatcaaacgacaaaatagaagtggggagagcaattttaaatagttcttaccagtggtcatcacggtccggcactggtcagtagtggtcagtagtagtcagtagtcggatctccactggtcagcactggtcagtagtggtcagttctggtcagtcctggtcagtcctggtcactcctggtccccccagtggtcagcgctgcgcgaatggcctgacttcggcccgcgagacccgatccccctggatgctccaggggtactgaagaatttgtccagcggtagtcttcgagtggggaagtcgaagagtggggagacagtgtcaacgtgaagagttaagaaccgcttggtctagagaacaatgctatttcgattggtcccacctcttgaccatttctggatcttcactggaccgttgaccttgatgtccacctcactgttgaccaccagtgaccataagttagtcattgatcatcgacccattaaactcattacgaagattaaagccttcttacgaggatctccttacaatttgatggatgatctttttaacattttgttccactttgtaagagtgtatctcatgttataagacactcgtagTACAGCAATAGCGTTCATCTCACTAACGATAgatctattctttacctcgtttatgtgtaacAGGTATACATGGGTACACATGCGAGTTGACTATGGGAAAGGGATTTAAATTcacttctaaatctgttggtaatgttgcgagtgacacgaaaatggtaatgggtctctagagccccataaaaatgggccgaaaaaatacattgggtgaaaggtcaaCTCGTATACCTCGACTGTGCTTCTATTTCTGTTTAATTCGGATAAAATTGTTGAGTAGTTGCTCTTTTAGTTCCGAAAGAAGTTTCTCTAACTTATTTTGTATTCTATAGGACATAGGTTTGAAGTGGAACAGTGTCGTAGGcgtacaaatttttcgacaaagttaaaaaatttcaaatcattctgaaaaaattatttttgcgaaGGTAAACGTGCTTTAAGTGGTTATAAACATTTCGACCACACGAAGTGTGCTTATCTTAGGAAAGATAAATAATGTAAAAGCGTACGTGACTTATTACATAAACATTTACATGTTATAATGAGGAAAAAGTATGAAACAAAAGTCATCTTCAAGaatgataaaataaaaaatgtacgTGTTGCTCGTATATCGTTTAAAACAATGATATAACCATTGAACAACCTATACGTATCATCTGTTAATAGTAATTTCTGACGTAAGGATGTTTAACAATGTcctgttaaataatttttgtcgGGAATGAAATATAACATCGTTCGATGCCAAAATAGGTGGATAGACGTAGGGTGGGTGTCGACGAGGAAATAAAAGACTCAATGACATCGCTTGTCAGTACGTAAGTAAACAATATATTTATCATTATCGTTATTACTAAGGCACTTGTTACCGATATAAAAATGTACGTCACAAATTACTGCCAATGAGCATATTTAAATACTGATATTAAACAACTAATTGCTTCTCGTAGTTATAATCTCAGATATTATGGATGCGCCACCTAAAGGGAGTCTGAAGACGGTTTTTTTCcttttattatcattattattattattaatattattattattattatttctgtaTTCGACTCGTTATTAACAAACGCTTTCCCCTCCCACATCGTAAAACAGTTGTTCTTCGCGTTATATGAAGGCACTTTACAAGAGGTTTCTCACTCCTCGCGATGCCCCTTTCTCCCCCCCTCCCCCGCCCGCCCTTCCCTCCCTGAACGTAACAACTAAATTGAGTTTAGACTAAAAGCAAGATACGGTGTAtggtaatattaatattatcgataactagcaattaaaataatacattaAATGTATCTGACCTGACATGCCTGGAAGCTATCGCATCGAGTGTAAAACCACGTAATTTCGTGACGTAGACGTGAACAATTAATTATTCGCAAGCGCATCGATCTCGCCTGATCCTCGTTAATCGATGGTAACATTCGCGGATCGCGTTCGAAGATTCTTCACGGTTCGCGTTGCACAGTCGACAGTTGCGAACGAACACGATGAAACAGAAAACACAGTAGACGGTGTCCGATCGACGAAATAAAATGTATTGTGCCTCTCGACATGATCAACGACATAAAATTCTGAACCGAGTGTTCGTACGCGTTTAAAACCCTTAACGCGATAATAGGTTTCCCGAAGTCAACGAGCGACTtcgtttgtttgtttgtttgttcATTGTTTCGGTAACTCCTCGCCATTTTTATACAGTTACAATACTAATCTAATACTATAGAAACGTTCGATGCACGATGACCGTCAGTGGAAGAAACAGACACTCGTTGTTCGAGAAACAATACGTCGCGTTAATATCATTCCCTTCTATTCTTTATTTTCCATTTTGTTGCGAAATATCGCGATAATTTATAAAACGTTTTTTTTCTGTGTTACGTTCACGATGATTAATGTTTGTAAAACGAACGTGAGGTCTACTGTGTTTTATGCTGGCAGATGTGACTGTACAGCGATCGCTTTCCAAGTTTCAGTCGTATAATACAGATAGTAACACAAAATATCGAGTGAATATTACATGATCGTTTTATAacttcattaaaaaataaaaagtaagaGGTCGAATACTCGTTACCCGCACGTCAAACGTTGTGAACAGAAAAATTATCAAACCGAGCGTGCGGGTAACTGTAAACCAAAGTCTGGCTCGCGTCTCCGGAACTTTTCCTTGTCGCAAGAAAAGGCAGGAGAGCTTCAACGGCTTgtcaatttcatttttttttttttcttttttcttattcttttaAAGGACCGAAATTACATCATCCTCGACAAACAACCGCGGCGGGCAGACGTAACTGCAACGATTCGAATAACAATCAAATTTGACAATTAACAAATAAACTTCAACAAGATAATGGTTTGTatcattgaaaaaataaaatcgtTTTCTCTTTTCCTTTCGACAGAGAAAGAAACGTAAAACGTGGAATAAAGATCAGTCGGATAAAATTCATGATTGCGCGATTGTTATCACTGGGTACCACTTTTATCAATCGTTATCGCCGCCTCTTTTTCGAACCAACGAAAGAAGTTACGTCAACctccgttcttttttttttttctcttttcttcttcttctttttttttttacgacgtATGTGTACACTTAAGCTGCCATGTAACTAAAAATATATGTGTACGCACGCTGTCTGCGCTTCTACCGAGTCGCTTTGATTTGTTCGATAATAACCATTACTACGCGTTGTTTCACGAGAAACAGACAAGTACAAGATTAACGGCCTCTTTTTTTCACTTTTCGATCGTTCCCGTCCCCCCAAAAGGGCGGGTAAacggaagaacgcgaaaaacacCTTAAGGCTAAAGATATTTAAAGATAATCTATAAATATCATATACTCTTCTTTTGTAATCTCCATTATATAACTGTATGTAGTATAAAACGTAAGAGAATTTTACAATCTAACAGTGTTTTCAAAATACCAATATAACTGCAATTCGTAACAAGTATAGactttatatataaaaaaaatatatatattcattTTGTGTTCCCCTCTTCGAAGTATTTAAAAGGGTCTAAAAAAACGTGCTTGTCTATTTTAACAATTATCTCATGTTCACATAAACATCTCGTATGGACGGTTATTGCTTTGAAAGATGACGATCAACATATATAATATCGTCGTTAAAATCGATTGCAATGAAAAGGCACTTCGTTTAAGCATATATCGCTTGTAAAATAGTCTGAGCATTATCGACACTCGATTGCagtgtatatgtatgtatgtatatatacttTGGACACGCGATTCGAAGAAATCTGTTTCGAATCTGAATTATACACGTAACACGATTTGCTCCGTATGCCAACTTCAAGGTATAGACAAGTGTCCGTGCATTAAAAATGCTTTGATACTTTTAGACGTTGCTCGCCGTTGCTTCCGTAAACACCGTATAAAGATCACCGCTGTATCAATCGAcgaatatcgaataaaatatcGTTTATCGAACATCATACCTTCCTATTTTCTTCTCTACGCGGACAGTTTTCCGTTAATAATTGCACTTATTTTGCGTTTCGTTTCACGATCAAAATTCCGTGAACACATCAGGTATGGTGTTTCTcctattttcattttttcttttttttccccctCTATAAATTTAAATCACACGCGAGATCTATGATCGTTTCAATCTGATATGTCATGATATCAGATTACCATTTGTAAATCAACgtgatataaatataattaaacaaCAATTTACTTGTCTACTCCGTACTATCGGGAAGTATATCGAGCTTTCTTCGTTCACTGCGCTCCCCTATTAATCAACGAGCGTTCACGcacatttaaatattattatcaaaatattcagtcctctctctccctctccctCTCGTACAGTGCTTTAGTATAGAAATACAAACTTATATACAAAATGTTGCGGAGGAGAAATGCACTCATACACGCATACAAACATACAAACATCCAAACACACCCTAATagtaagagagaaagagaaagatccGAATACGTTCATTTACATGTACACGATGTCCCCCAAAACGTCGAACTCCAAATATCGAAGATCGTGTTCTTTATTCCAATTCCAAAGTtacgtcgactgtttcaggcgaCAAGCTGTAGAAATGGTAACGAAACGTTCGTTTCTCGAGAAGCCTTAGCGATAATTGCGGCCTGCTTAATATTCTCAAAGATCTCTTCAGGAAGACTCGACAAGCTTGCCATGAACACTAGACTTTAAGGCCTCGAATTCTATAATTCTTTACCACTTCCGAAGCCTGTTGCTCGACGTGCGCGACAGATAAGACGAAATCTGCGGTTTGGAACTCAATAAGAAGCACGATCTTTGGATTCGACGTCAATGTTTCCTGGAACACCCTGTGAATGTTCCTGTACACACGTTTCCGTGTATACGTTGAGCATAACGCGTCGCAATTAAGGCTCCATTTACCActtaaacgtttaaaaaaattttctcgTTCACGTGCGTTTTTCTTAtcgttttcttctttcttttttttactttttttttttttgtttttgttttttgtcGTTATGGAATAGTCGTTACTTTACTGGTAAAATCCCATGGGACCGTCCCATTCAGTTTAGACGtattaaaattgcaatttttgtTTATCGTGTCGATTCTCTTAAATTGCTTGCCTGTCATAGACAATTCCCAACCGCCATACTACAGCCACGTCAGCACGTTTTCAGGTTTCGTCGGATTAGGATTTATGAGCGATTGCACGTCGTCCAAAATATCGCTACTGAAGTCCTCGCTCAACTGGAAGGAAAATTACGAGAACTACGTTAAATTCGACGCAACCGTGGCCAGCCCGGTAAGCACGGTTACTTAATTCCGACAAGTACCTGTAACGACGGGACGAGATCGTCGGTCGAGTCGATATTGTCGCTCAGAGTAGAAAGATCTGGGGTCTCCATGGGTGCGCCTCCATctgcaaaaataaaagaaaaacacgGGACGCTTTAGTACCCCGGTACCGTTGCGAGACGTGTCTGAAACTGATGGAAAAACAACCCCGTTGTCTCTCGATCAGTGCTTTCTTTTACGATATATTTCTACACCTGCGAGGATATCTCACCGCTTGTACCGTCCATGTTGTCGTCAATGTTCGCGAGGAAATCTTCCGGGGTGTGTGGCAAAGAGTATGCAGAACCAAGACCCAGACCGCTGTCCGCGCTCTCCTGGCGCGCGTGTTGCTCGTTGATTCCAGATAGGAACGGATCCATGGCAGCGTCAGTGGTGCTCTGTCGGAGCATCAGTTCTTGCTACGGAAAGAAACATTCGTCGCGTCACCATCGACGTGGGAGGGTGGGAGGAGGGGGTGGGGAAAGAATAAACGATCCGGGAACACAAATACACCAACCTGACGCATGATTTCCTGTTGCCGTTGTTTGAGACGTTCGCGTTCCATCTGTAGCGACTGGAGACGAAGCTTCTGTTGACACGCTTGCAACGTTTGATTACTCTGAATACCACCACCTGTGGGTTGCTGAAGCCAATTCTGCGGTAACATGGCGCCCGATGTTGGAGCCCTCTGAAGATGCGTCGCTGAAATAATCGTTTCCTTCCATGAATTAATTCCTACGATTATCGATGTACGATAATAGACATAAAAAAATCGGTGAGCTCAAGGTTGcacgacgatttgaaatttttattatattcgaGGTGCAATAAAAGATTCCTTTATCGATTTGGAATCTGGAATTTCGTTCTCGAGATACAAGCGATTTACCGATGTCACTTCCGGGGTGCGGTATTTATATCCCGGGTCAGCTGATCGCCCGGAAACACGTGCGCGCCATCTATGTCACCCTCGCGCgtaaaaactttaaacgcgtataTCTCGAGAACGAGACCGTACATTGGAAAATGACAAAGGACTTTTCGATTGCAAAAAACTTTCTTTTTTAGGTAAATACCTTTCGAGAGCACTAAAGCGTTTCTACGACGAGTGGAGGAGGTGAGACTTACGGATTCTCGGATCGAACCAGGAGGTGGTGCGTGTCTGATGATTGATGAAGTAGATCTCTCCTTCGGGGGTGCGCGCTTGCTCCCATCCGTCCGGTAACGGACCCAGAGAATTTGTGGCCCCTGTGGTGGACTTTCCGTTGTCGACGGCGGCAGCCACGGCCGCCACGTTCGCCGCGGCCGCTGTTTTTCGCGGATCCTCCCATGTCGTGGTTCGCGTCAGGTGgctggaaaataaaattataacgcGGTTCAGAACACGTCCGCGCTATTTTGCGCGTACAGCGCGCGCGGCCCCGTGCAGAAACTGAATACGCCACGGGCGCGTACAGTTATCCACATATAGTAGGCGCACTCTAAAAATAGTTCCATTCAAAAGACGACACGAAGGAGTAACAGCGGGCGCCTAGCGGTGTGGTCGGGTACGTTAAGTTTTCGGAacagagatgggcaaaattctcGTCCGGACCAACAGTTTCGAGCAACGAACGAAACGAATACGAAATACAACTCGTCGAATAACATTAATCGTAGATACTCCGGTTCTCGGTGGATTtgataatatttcaaaatgatttctTCGCTTCTCTCGCTCGTTTTATGGTCGTAAAaggatcttcgaggaaattcaacTTGAAGATTTGAAAGCAGAGGATTCAATAAAGTTATACCATGTTGCAAGTATATTAATTCGCACTGTAAACAAAGCTCCTTTCATTCGTGCTGGTTCTATCATCGATAATGGTTGATTAGGAGCCAATCATTTTAAAGAAATGCGATAATGACACTCTTCTTTAGCACTAAATTGAGTATAAGTACGATCGTACATTTTAATTCGATGTTGGGGTCTTCTTCCGTGATATAGAATGAAATGCGTCGCTCTACGATCGCTATACGTCGTTATTCGTCATCGTTTCGAGTAAAATTTTGGCCATCGCCATTTTCGTCTCTCAaataaaacgtggtttcgcGTATTTCCTGCTGCGTGGGGACGACGACAACGCGGACGATGCCGAAATGCATTCCGTGATCGGGAATCCACCGGCGATGAGAAACTTCGCACGAATAATTCCATCGACGCCTACTCGTTGTTCGGCGAAACGATATTTCTTCCctttatttatttgttcgtaGGATTTGTTTCGAAACGTCCCGAGAGAAATAAGCGGCCACGAGATACACACGCGCCCGTTCGAGGACGTCGCATTGTATTTTAAAGCTGCTCGCGGCTGAACGAATTGCAGAACGCTATATCATATTTCCGCGAGCACCTGAACTCCGTTTCGAGGAATAACGATTGCCTATTAGAACTCCTGCTAATAGGTAACGAGAATTACGTTTCACTCTCTTAGTCACTATGCTTCGCTTTAAACGCGCGGCTAAAACTGTCGGTGCCACCATCGATAACGTTATCGATACATTTGTGCGTCGATAAAATCGTTAAGATATCGACTACGTTATCGATAGATGTCGATAATATCGAAACTATCGTTAAGATCACGAacgaagtatacgagtagaccttacattgaATATATTTTTTCGCCCCATTTTCCTGGCACTTTAGAACCCCATTAATACACATtgcttgcattttgaaacattaaaatccttcaatccgttcagaaattatgattttCTAAACGTAAGCtccaaatttcagggaaacatttctgactggtatattttcggtaaagaatttttttcttgaaagtgcgtaggatttcggggatatgtctattcaccaaaaatgattgtattcgacctctgcaaccaaaaataattttttcagaacaatttgaaacttttcaatttcgccgaaaaatttcagctactcgaatttttttctcgaaaatgggtaggatttcgagggtatgtctattcaccaaaaatgattgtattcgatccctgcaactgaaaataatttttccagaacaatttgaaacttttcaatttcgccgaaaaatttcagctactcgaatttttttctcgaaagtgggtaggatttcgggggtatgtctattcaccaaaaatgattgtattcgatccctgcaactgaaaataatttttccagaacggtttgaaattttttaatttcgaggtctactcatatacctcgtctgtgattaatATATCGACAAGTGAAACTGAACTTGAATAAACAAAACTATTATTAGGTTATAATAGACAATTGGCGCGTTTATCTGTATTTGAAACGATTCGTCGACCCTCGCTGAACTTTGAGAAAGCTAAAAGGCGAATAGAAAATATCAAAATATCTATTTAATCCTGTGAGATACGATAAACAGACATCTACTTTACAAGGAAgcacaatttcaaatcgatagGTTCGATAATTCCCAAGATACGGCGTTGACAGTTCCCAGAAACACGGTGTTGAGAAGGGGgcgtttaaaagtttcaaaagcACTTTCAAGATAGGGTAACGTACCTGCTCCTCGGTCTACGCTTTACTTTCAAAGTTATAAAATTCACGAGGCTCGTTTTCACCGGAAACTTACAGACACTCAAATAAAGAAAACTCTATTTATAACTCTTGTAGTCTTGAAAAATCGTTTCGAAGCTGAAATTCGAACATCGTTAGTTACGGGTACGAGGCGAGCGTCGATACAATTTCTCGACGACTTTCGTCGATAGATCGATAGCTCGGAACAACCACCGGGGTCACGTTCACCCGAATTTTTCAGCGTGTCTGGCGCGGATCCGACCGTAATCGCCGGCTGGGATAGATCGCGCTTAATTAAATCCGAAAGACGCGCGTCGTTCCGGGCCAGCGGCGCGAAGATGAAGTCGTTTCGAGTCCGAAACGGCTTTAGTTGCACGAAAACACTACGTTTCTCGGCTCTCGACAAAAATAGCGGCTAATGGCTGTGATTGCCGATCCCCGTCGTCATCGTGGTCGTCgtggtcgtcgtcgtcgttggccGCCAGTCGTCTTCCCGGCCGCCCTAACGTATTTACCTTACTCGCGTGTCATTTTTCAGTCGGGAGGAAGTGGAAAACACTACACCCGTCTACGGAGCCGTGTACGTGCGACTCCCGTCTACTCTTATTTACCTCCGTGAAACGAATACCTTTGCGAACCGGCTACCTTGCACGACTCCAACGAAATTTTAGACACACGAACGAACATAAGCTCAACGCGACACCCCGTGGCATGTTACCACTTAACGAAAAAATTTTCCGAACGCACGGTGCATGCACCGTCCTGGATGCATCGCGGGCGATTTACGATGCtaattttttttctccccccCCCTTCCACCCCCCCTCTGCGCACTGGGTGATCCCAGAAACCGTATCCGGTCGTTAACCCATTTGTTCGCGATTCTTCATTTTTTTCCAGATAAAAACTcgacaaattattttaattttagcaCGCTGCATGGGCCAGGTCGATATTGCATTTTTTAAATAGGGTGATTTCTTTtatagaagtatgagaaattaagCGCGAAAAACGGAGTGAATACGATAGGTGTTCGAGCGAGTTTCGTACGACCGAATTAAACGGTCTTACCAGCGGTCGGCGCGATTTACAACGTCAGTAATTAATATATTCTGTTACGTGTCTTCCTTGGTTTAACGGTGTAAGCAATTAGAAACGCTCATGCCAAGGGACGGCCACGTGTTATTGGAGCTAAGTATACGAACAGAGTAGTGTTTCGATTGTGGACATTAGAAACCTTCGTATATAAATATTGTATGCTCGTTTAACTTCCTTATTATTCAACTTTGTCAAAATCTTTTTTACGAATTACtaatttctttattttcgtttctAAAGAGTTTATAAATACAACCGTAGTCGATGGAATGGAAAGTTTGCTAAGACAAATAATTTACAGTAGTTCAAACCGAAGTAAATTAATTTGTCGAACATCGAGAACCGAACGAGGATTGCCTATCCATTTGTTTACGAATCTAGCAGACGCTTCCTAGGTCTACCATCCTGTACCAATTTTATAGAAATTAGCGTCGACTAGGACTGTCCCGCCCCTCGGGCTTGAAGACGGAACAAATTTGACGCGGGACAAGTCGCACGATTCAACGAGATTTATCATCCGTCCACTCGCGCTTAAACGCTTTTACGCCGCGAGTCTTCTAATTGCCACGGTTAAGCGTGCAACCCGAAACCGAACCACCGTATTCTCGAAAACATCGTTAATCGTTCGAAGCCTCCAAAGAAAAATGTGAAATCGCACCAGGAGCGCTCGAGCTTCGTTGTTGGTCCAAAATAGGGACGATTCGATCACGAATCGATTTCTCGGATctttaaatacaaaataaaaatgtttaatatttaaattcacCCATTTAATCAGTACCCGCAAGGTGGTGCGTCGTCGTAAGCCATCGTCGAGGTCGCAAACAAGTTCTCTAAATCGGCGTATCGCGCGGCGCGTTCGCGTTATTCACGGCCgcgaaacaaatcttcttactcGGTTAATAATACCCGCCGGAACAGAACGTTTGACGTAGTTGTAACGCTAAGAGCATTATCCGATCGGAATATATATCCGATCGAGCGTGTTAAACCCGCTGCGTTCACCAACGATCCACGAGAGACGGAGGAACGGGACGAGAAGTTTTTCGTACGATCGCCAGATAACGGGCGTGTGTTTATGCTCGCTTATCGATCACCGGAAGTCTCGAACTTCGTCTCAACAGGTTTCATTCAAGATCCGAAGGCCACGACGCCTGGTCTACCTCGCAGACCTCCTACGCTCGGAATTATCAAATTTTCCTGTATTCGAATATTTACAGCTATTTATTCGCGACGCTTTTACGATACTGTTACTTTTCTCTAAATTTTTGTTTCCATTCAACGAAACACAGATTCATCTTTGGAACTGAAGCATTTTcttctattaaatattattgtatGCGTTTCTGCTAGCTTAACAAAGTCAACtggtttaaccctttgcactccaagaATTCATTAAATGCAATTTTGAGAGatatttagaaatatttttagttactaTAAATAACCCTTAAATCGAGTTTTGG
The window above is part of the Colletes latitarsis isolate SP2378_abdomen chromosome 2, iyColLati1, whole genome shotgun sequence genome. Proteins encoded here:
- the Yki gene encoding transcriptional coactivator yki isoform X2, giving the protein MALNQDVDQLSKSNLVVRIDQNSESDLQALFDSVLKPDSKRPLQVPLRMRNLPDSFFNPPSTGSKSPSISHSRENSADSAFGTAAVAAGAAAPGGNTTGTQAAGATSATGGSGNSGGSGTNAAGAAAAAVAAAAAAGLTVAHPRAHSSPASLQQTYASAQQAPQHAPQPHARHHHHQKQRSYDVISTVDDLGPLPHGWEQARTPEGQIYFLNHLTRTTTWEDPRKTAAAANVAAVAAAVDNGKSTTGATNSLGPLPDGWEQARTPEGEIYFINHQTRTTSWFDPRIPTHLQRAPTSGAMLPQNWLQQPTGGGIQSNQTLQACQQKLRLQSLQMERERLKQRQQEIMRQQELMLRQSTTDAAMDPFLSGINEQHARQESADSGLGLGSAYSLPHTPEDFLANIDDNMDGTSDGGAPMETPDLSTLSDNIDSTDDLVPSLQFS
- the Yki gene encoding transcriptional coactivator yki isoform X3; the protein is MALNQDVDQLSKSNLVVRIDQNSESDLQALFDSVLKPDSKRPLQVPLRMRNLPDSFFNPPSTGSKSPSISHSRENSADSAFGTAAVAAGAAAPGGNTTGTQAAGATSATGGSGNSGGSGTNAAGAAAAAVAAAAAAGLTVAHPRAHSSPASLQQTYASAQQAPQHAPQPHARHHHHQKQRSYDVISTVDDLGPLPHGWEQARTPEGQIYFLNHLTRTTTWEDPRKTAAAANVAAVAAAVDNGKSTTGATNSLGPLPDGWEQARTPEGEIYFINHQTRTTSWFDPRIPTHLQRAPTSGAMLPQNWLQQPTGGGIQSNQTLQACQQKLRLQSLQMERERLKQRQQEIMRQQELMLRQSTTDAAMDPFLSGINEQHARQESADSGLGLGSAYSLPHTPEDFLANIDDNMDGTSGEISSQMEAHPWRPQIFLL
- the Yki gene encoding transcriptional coactivator yki isoform X1, whose translation is MALNQDVDQLSKSNLVVRIDQNSESDLQALFDSVLKPDSKRPLQVPLRMRNLPDSFFNPPSTGSKSPSISHSRENSADSAFGTAAVAAGAAAPGGNTTGTQAAGATSATGGSGNSGGSGTNAAGAAAAAVAAAAAAGLTVAHPRAHSSPASLQQTYASAQQAPQHAPQPHARHHHHQKQRSYDVISTVDDLGPLPHGWEQARTPEGQIYFLNHLTRTTTWEDPRKTAAAANVAAVAAAVDNGKSTTGATNSLGPLPDGWEQARTPEGEIYFINHQTRTTSWFDPRIPTHLQRAPTSGAMLPQNWLQQPTGGGIQSNQTLQACQQKLRLQSLQMERERLKQRQQEIMRQQELMLRQSTTDAAMDPFLSGINEQHARQESADSGLGLGSAYSLPHTPEDFLANIDDNMDGTSDGGAPMETPDLSTLSDNIDSTDDLVPSLQLSEDFSSDILDDVQSLINPNPTKPENVLTWL